A window from Bufo bufo chromosome 1, aBufBuf1.1, whole genome shotgun sequence encodes these proteins:
- the LOC120986641 gene encoding 40S ribosomal protein S24-like, whose protein sequence is MNDSVTIRTRKFMINRLLQRKQMVIDVLHPGKATVPKTEIREKLAKMYKTTPDVIFVFGFRTHFGGGKTTGFGMIYDSLDYAKKNEPKHRLARHGLYEKKKTSRKQRKERKNRMKKVRGTAKASVGASKKKD, encoded by the coding sequence ATGAACGACAGCGTCACCATTAGAACTCGGAAGTTCATGATCAACAGACTGCTTCAGAGGAAGCAAATGGTCATAGATGTCCTTCATCCTGGGAAAGCTACTGTCCCAAAGACCGAAATCAGGGAGAAGCTGGCTAAAATGTACAAGACTACCCCGGATGTCATCTTTGTCTTCGGTTTCAGAACTCACTTTGGTGGCGGCAAGACTACAGGCTTTGGCATGATCTACGATTCTCTAGACTATGCAAAGAAGAATGAACCCAAACACAGACTGGCCAGGCATGGTCTCTATGAGAAGAAAAAGACTTCCCGAAAACAGCGTAAAGAACGGAAGAACAGAATGAAGAAAGTTAGGGGTACAGCTAAAGCCAGTGTGGGTGCTAGTAAAAAGAAGGACTAA